One genomic region from Nocardioides plantarum encodes:
- a CDS encoding SAM-dependent methyltransferase: protein MSTHDHQQTTGDDLRQMFTQEFWDERYATSDRIWSGRPNARLVEELAELAPGTAADIGCGEGADVVWLASRGWTVTGVDVSGVALARAAQHAAEAGVAERTSWARVDVFALEPLPVPAGGFDLVTASFMHVPPEQFDAVYRHLAAAVAPGGTLAVLAHHPDDVHTGLRNTELSHLLFTPEAVTAVLDPDEWTVVTSRVVSRTQVHEGVEHEVSDTVVRAVRRS from the coding sequence ATGAGCACCCACGACCACCAGCAGACGACCGGCGACGACCTGCGCCAGATGTTCACCCAGGAGTTCTGGGACGAGCGCTACGCGACCTCGGACCGGATCTGGTCGGGTCGGCCCAACGCCCGCCTGGTCGAGGAGCTCGCCGAGCTGGCCCCCGGCACCGCCGCCGACATCGGCTGCGGTGAGGGGGCCGACGTCGTCTGGCTGGCGTCGCGGGGCTGGACCGTCACCGGGGTCGACGTCTCCGGGGTCGCCCTGGCCCGGGCGGCGCAGCACGCGGCCGAGGCCGGAGTCGCCGAGCGGACCTCCTGGGCTCGCGTCGACGTCTTCGCGCTCGAGCCGCTGCCGGTGCCCGCGGGCGGGTTCGACCTGGTGACCGCCTCGTTCATGCACGTGCCGCCGGAGCAGTTCGACGCCGTCTACCGCCACCTCGCGGCCGCCGTGGCGCCCGGCGGGACGCTCGCGGTGCTGGCCCACCACCCCGACGACGTCCACACGGGCCTGCGCAACACCGAGCTCTCCCACCTGCTGTTCACCCCCGAGGCCGTCACCGCGGTCCTCGACCCCGACGAGTGGACCGTCGTCACCTCGCGCGTCGTCTCGCGCACCCAGGTCCACGAGGGGGTCGAGCACGAGGTGAGTGACACCGTCGTGCGCGCCGTACGCCGTTCGTGA